In Silene latifolia isolate original U9 population chromosome 6, ASM4854445v1, whole genome shotgun sequence, the genomic window ATGGCAGTTTCAAGAAGGTGATTTTTTCACTATCAAAGTCGAAGCAACCAAGATGAGTTAAATCATTCCTATGTATATCAATTTGTCCAAGCCAGTATGCGGACCCTCGAAAGAAAACAGAAGTTGATATTGAATAAAATGGCCCAAGCCTACGTGTTCTATACGGGTATCTGATATTGAGGCAATCTTTTCTGACAGTCCACTTTTGATCACCGAGTGTATAAACAGCAACGTATGTCTTTGTAGTCTCTTCAGGAGTCTTTTCAGAGGGAATGTCTTTGAATGCAATGGCAACCACTTTATAATCCTTTCTAACAAGGTCGAACCCAAACAAATATACAGAATCCTTGAGCAAGGAAGGAGATAGCGGACAAGCGGGAAGTATCAATGATTTCCAAATACAAGGATTCCACAATCTCAATACTTCCTGGTGTAAAGGAGGACCGTCCTTTCGATTAACAAGGAACAACCCATTACAGCTGCCTATAATATGGTACGAGCAAAAATCAGATTTCCTAAAAATGCGACCGGTAATTCGGAGAGTTTCAGCCTCACGAACTGTCACAAAACACCCATTATCTCTAACGCCTCGCAACCCCTCCAGGGCTAGCAATAATTTATTGTTAACATTAATTTCGCAAAGTTGAAGATGTATGTTAACGAAATTAGGGCTATCAATAATGGAGCACCAAGATTTACATACGCACCTGAATCTTAATACAGTTTTAGCAGGCAACTTTGCCAAAATCTGAGTCCAAACTTCGGGTGGTAAGTGCTTGGATTCGGGTATATGAGCCATATTTTCGTGAATCTCCGATGATGTTTTTGGTATAGGCCGCAAATTTGTTGAAGTTTTGCGCTTCTTCCTTCTCTTCATCGTTTCCACAACACTTAGTTTTGGAGTCAACGGCAGGAATTTGATGATATGCGATCACTGGGATTCATTGAAAGAAGGGCTTGCAGTAAATATATCTGGAACTTGGATTCGTTCCCGTCTCAATTTTAAATGATTCATTATTCCCGACCCGAATTCGAATTTGTTCCAATCATATAAACGGGTCAATTGCCATGAGTTTAGCCCATAACTCGActattatatttttctttaacCCAGTTTGACTTATTTTACTCGTTTTTTTTTATAACCCATTGATTTTCAAGGAACTTAACCGTTAAAACCTATCATTAAAATAACCTATTTTATATTCAACGTTgatttgtacttgtttattatcTATGGTACCACTTTTACTTTATATTGTATATAATAATTTAACTGCTTTGCTTAATTCTACACAAGTTTAAAAGTAGTATTAGTAAAAGGAAACGGTATTATTGCAAGGTCGATAGAGTCACCGGTGAGTCGGTGACCAGTTTGCTATTGTAGCAAGATGTTTTTCTTTTTTACTTGTGTTTTTACATAAGCCGCGGAATGAGTATGCGCATGACTTTTGAAGGATAACGCTTAGCAAATTAGCTGCTTAACAAACCGATC contains:
- the LOC141587776 gene encoding F-box/kelch-repeat protein At3g06240-like — its product is MKRRKKRKTSTNLRPIPKTSSEIHENMAHIPESKHLPPEVWTQILAKLPAKTVLRFRCVCKSWCSIIDSPNFVNIHLQLCEINVNNKLLLALEGLRGVRDNGCFVTVREAETLRITGRIFRKSDFCSYHIIGSCNGLFLVNRKDGPPLHQEVLRLWNPCIWKSLILPACPLSPSLLKDSVYLFGFDLVRKDYKVVAIAFKDIPSEKTPEETTKTYVAVYTLGDQKWTVRKDCLNIRYPYRTRRLGPFYSISTSVFFRGSAYWLGQIDIHRNDLTHLGCFDFDSEKITFLKLPFTHSGSLRFLFFLGGSLAVFSISLATSSIWVLQQDNQKLGP